A single window of Selenihalanaerobacter shriftii DNA harbors:
- a CDS encoding CaiB/BaiF CoA transferase family protein, translating to MSKPLEGVKVLDLTRVLAGPYCTMMLANLGADVIKVERPGVGDDARSFGPFFEDGEESAYFASLNSGKRSISLNLKNEKDIEIFKRLVEKVDVVTENFRPGTMEKLGLGYETLKEINPEIIYAATSGFGHSGPDSKKAAYDMIVQAASGVMSITGEPDGSPVRVGVSVGDIVAGMFTATGIVSALHQRNTTGEGQKVDVAMLDGQVAILENAIARYMVSGEAPKPLGARHPSITPFQAFEAKDGWFVIAAGNDTLWGKLCEAIGREDLIDDSRFKTNADRSDNIEELNEVLGEELAKKTVDEWVEIIDNHGVPTSPINTVDKLFDYPQVQARNMLLDLDGYEEDMAVAGNPIKMTNLPEEDSKPRAPELGEHNEEVIDELLDGDRPKIEVV from the coding sequence ATGAGTAAGCCATTAGAGGGAGTTAAGGTTTTAGATTTAACTCGAGTGCTAGCAGGACCATATTGTACAATGATGCTAGCAAACTTAGGAGCCGATGTAATTAAAGTTGAACGCCCAGGCGTTGGAGATGATGCTAGAAGTTTTGGGCCATTCTTTGAAGACGGTGAGGAGAGTGCTTACTTTGCTAGTTTAAATAGTGGTAAAAGAAGTATATCTTTGAATCTAAAAAATGAGAAAGATATAGAAATATTTAAACGGTTAGTAGAAAAGGTTGATGTTGTAACTGAGAACTTTCGACCTGGAACTATGGAGAAGCTAGGATTAGGATATGAAACTTTAAAAGAGATTAATCCCGAAATAATCTATGCTGCCACTTCAGGATTTGGTCATAGTGGTCCAGATTCTAAAAAAGCAGCATATGATATGATCGTTCAAGCTGCTAGTGGTGTAATGAGCATTACTGGAGAACCAGATGGATCACCGGTTAGAGTTGGAGTATCTGTTGGTGATATAGTAGCTGGAATGTTTACTGCTACAGGTATTGTATCTGCTTTACATCAGAGAAATACAACTGGTGAAGGTCAAAAAGTAGATGTAGCTATGTTAGATGGTCAGGTTGCTATTTTAGAAAATGCAATTGCTCGGTATATGGTGAGCGGTGAAGCACCAAAGCCATTAGGAGCACGTCATCCATCTATTACTCCTTTCCAGGCTTTCGAAGCTAAGGATGGTTGGTTTGTAATTGCAGCTGGGAATGATACTCTATGGGGCAAGTTATGTGAAGCAATTGGCCGTGAAGATTTAATAGATGATTCTCGCTTTAAGACTAATGCTGATAGATCAGATAACATCGAGGAATTAAATGAAGTCTTAGGTGAAGAGTTAGCTAAAAAGACTGTTGATGAATGGGTAGAGATAATTGATAATCATGGAGTACCGACTAGCCCTATTAATACTGTTGATAAGTTATTCGATTATCCACAAGTACAAGCTAGGAATATGTTACTTGACTTAGATGGGTATGAAGAAGACATGGCAGTAGCTGGTAATCCAATTAAGATGACTAATTTACCTGAAGAAGATTCTAAGCCACGGGCTCCTGAATTAGGAGAGCATAATGAAGAAGTTATTGATGAACTTTTAGATGGAGATAGACCAAAGATAGAAGTGGTTTAA
- a CDS encoding methyl-accepting chemotaxis protein, with translation MNLVEKLRSNLRFKLVALMMVILVLVVTTISGYLIYKNHTETMANFRRQGEVLADIIKTSSMNAETAYKQAENVLEQDMIAEAKLLANLVAAGDINNQDLIKLSKETGIDEFWITDGNGTVTLTNFTDGLGFTFPDDPEAQAYPFRAILDNPDKVVAQKAMVRDVDNTLFKFVGVGRLDKPGIVQVGMDASVLTTLNEKIGLQKIIDQVSSQEAISYITIIDKNLQITESSSNYKKFKAELKNYVKKNQGMLGQVIKNGEYKTQLLELKNDYIYEIIVPYNGMALRIGLDFNETAAAMNESRNRVIMISIILLLIAGLIINFFAKRITGPILDLVEVSQTVAAGDFSQKIEIDSEDEIGELGESYNYMLSTIRQIIKDIYENAEHLETVLQEATASVTQVNQNTNQSRDSIGEVSKVIGEVSTTIEELSDRSHDIYSAGEKTFSEIKNTDQKIEYGNRILDDAIESMKNLENKVEQIGEISNTIMEITEQTNLLALNAAIEAARAGEQGRGFAVVADEIRELAERSATSTQKIQDIINGVKGATHNMREITIGTEESDENSIVDIFDSISEASNLITENMDDVIETSEDQASKTEETSASTEEIWASTEEINSKFEEVAESVSHLQDMLEQIAKDSEDLVDNIDDKVTNI, from the coding sequence ATGAATTTAGTTGAGAAGTTACGTTCTAATTTAAGATTTAAATTAGTAGCTTTAATGATGGTGATTTTAGTCTTAGTAGTAACAACTATTTCTGGCTATCTTATTTATAAAAACCATACAGAAACGATGGCTAATTTTAGAAGGCAAGGTGAAGTATTAGCAGATATAATTAAGACTAGTAGTATGAATGCTGAAACTGCTTATAAACAAGCTGAAAATGTATTAGAACAAGATATGATAGCTGAAGCTAAATTATTAGCTAATTTAGTAGCAGCAGGTGATATTAATAATCAAGATCTAATTAAATTATCTAAAGAGACTGGGATTGATGAATTTTGGATTACTGATGGCAATGGAACAGTAACTTTAACTAATTTTACAGACGGATTAGGGTTTACTTTTCCAGATGATCCAGAGGCACAAGCTTATCCATTTAGAGCGATATTAGATAATCCAGATAAAGTGGTAGCTCAAAAAGCTATGGTTCGTGATGTAGATAATACTTTATTTAAGTTTGTTGGAGTCGGTAGATTAGATAAACCAGGTATAGTTCAAGTAGGGATGGATGCTAGTGTTTTAACTACTCTGAATGAGAAAATAGGTTTACAAAAGATTATAGACCAAGTCAGTAGCCAAGAAGCAATCTCTTACATAACAATTATAGATAAGAACTTACAAATAACGGAGAGTAGCAGTAATTATAAAAAATTCAAGGCAGAATTAAAGAATTATGTTAAAAAGAATCAAGGTATGCTAGGGCAAGTAATTAAAAATGGAGAATATAAGACTCAGTTATTGGAATTAAAGAATGATTACATTTATGAAATAATAGTTCCGTATAATGGAATGGCTTTAAGGATAGGTCTTGATTTCAATGAAACTGCAGCAGCTATGAATGAATCTAGAAATAGGGTGATTATGATTAGTATCATCTTATTATTGATTGCTGGTTTAATTATTAATTTCTTTGCTAAGAGAATTACAGGACCAATTCTAGATTTAGTAGAAGTTAGCCAGACAGTAGCAGCTGGAGACTTCTCACAGAAGATTGAAATTGACAGTGAAGATGAGATAGGTGAATTAGGTGAGTCTTATAATTATATGTTGAGTACTATTCGTCAAATCATCAAAGATATTTATGAAAATGCTGAACATTTAGAGACAGTCTTACAAGAAGCAACTGCGAGTGTGACGCAAGTTAATCAGAATACTAATCAATCTAGAGATTCAATAGGTGAGGTCAGTAAAGTCATTGGAGAGGTTTCTACTACTATTGAAGAATTATCTGATCGTTCCCATGATATATATTCAGCAGGAGAAAAAACATTTTCTGAAATTAAGAATACAGATCAAAAGATTGAATATGGTAATAGGATTTTAGATGATGCGATTGAATCCATGAAGAATTTAGAAAATAAAGTTGAACAGATTGGCGAAATTTCCAATACAATTATGGAGATTACTGAGCAGACGAATCTATTAGCTTTAAATGCTGCAATTGAGGCAGCACGGGCTGGAGAACAAGGTAGAGGTTTTGCAGTAGTGGCTGATGAAATTAGAGAGTTAGCTGAAAGGAGTGCGACCTCAACGCAAAAAATCCAAGATATAATTAATGGAGTAAAAGGTGCTACACATAATATGCGTGAAATTACTATAGGTACTGAAGAATCTGATGAGAATAGTATTGTTGATATTTTTGATTCAATCTCTGAAGCTTCAAACTTAATTACTGAAAATATGGATGATGTAATTGAAACAAGTGAAGACCAAGCCAGTAAGACAGAGGAAACAAGTGCTTCTACTGAAGAAATTTGGGCTTCTACTGAAGAGATAAATTCTAAGTTTGAAGAAGTAGCAGAATCAGTATCACATTTACAGGATATGTTAGAACAGATTGCTAAAGACAGTGAAGATTTAGTAGATAATATAGACGATAAAGTAACCAATATATAA
- the gatB gene encoding Asp-tRNA(Asn)/Glu-tRNA(Gln) amidotransferase subunit GatB — MLEDYDITIGLEVHAQLDTDTKIFCSCSNEFGAEPNVHTCPVCLGLPGVLPVLNKKAVDYAVKAGLALNCDIATFSKFDRKNYFYPDLPKAYQVSQFDLPLCTDGYIDVETENNEEAVRISINRIHMEEDAGKLVHSDSGDSLVDYNRVGTPLIEIVTEPDIHSPAQAIAYLKKLKSILEYLEVSNCNMAEGSLRCDANASIKPKGAKELGTKTELKNMNSFKAIEKGLKYEIKRQEKVLDSGEEVVQETRMWDANQERTFSMRGKEEAHDYRYFPEPDLVPMEVDKAWLEDIAETIPELPAVRRKRFVAEFGLPEYDAEVLIDSKSVADFFEATVEKHDDPKSVSNWIMGDLMRLLNEEDIEIDEAKVDPDGLANMLKLLDDDTISSKIAKTVFEEMFNTGKAPDTIVEEKGLKQISNEDELGNIVDKVIEENPDAVADYQGGKDQAIGYLVGQIMKETRGKADPQLTNEMLREKLN, encoded by the coding sequence ATGCTAGAAGATTATGATATTACTATTGGGTTAGAGGTACATGCCCAATTAGATACAGATACTAAGATTTTCTGTAGTTGTAGTAATGAATTTGGGGCAGAACCTAATGTGCACACTTGCCCAGTCTGTTTAGGTTTGCCAGGAGTATTACCAGTTTTAAATAAGAAAGCTGTAGATTATGCAGTTAAAGCAGGCTTAGCTTTAAACTGTGATATTGCTACTTTTAGTAAATTTGATCGTAAAAATTATTTTTATCCTGATTTACCAAAGGCATACCAGGTTTCCCAATTTGATTTACCTTTATGTACAGATGGATATATAGATGTAGAGACTGAGAATAATGAGGAAGCAGTCAGAATTAGCATTAATCGCATTCATATGGAAGAAGATGCTGGAAAGTTAGTACATTCAGATTCAGGAGATAGTTTAGTTGATTATAATAGAGTAGGGACTCCTTTAATTGAGATTGTAACAGAACCAGATATTCATTCACCTGCTCAAGCTATTGCTTACCTTAAGAAATTAAAAAGTATTTTGGAATATTTAGAGGTCTCTAATTGTAATATGGCCGAAGGTTCTTTAAGGTGTGATGCGAATGCTTCTATCAAACCAAAAGGTGCTAAAGAGTTAGGAACTAAGACAGAATTAAAGAATATGAACTCTTTTAAGGCTATAGAAAAAGGTCTAAAGTATGAGATTAAGCGGCAAGAGAAGGTTTTAGATTCTGGAGAAGAAGTAGTCCAAGAGACTAGAATGTGGGATGCTAATCAGGAGAGGACATTCTCAATGAGAGGTAAAGAGGAAGCTCATGATTATCGTTACTTTCCGGAACCAGATTTAGTTCCGATGGAAGTGGATAAAGCTTGGTTAGAAGATATTGCTGAGACTATTCCAGAATTACCAGCAGTTCGTAGAAAGAGATTTGTAGCAGAATTTGGGCTACCAGAATATGATGCTGAAGTTTTAATTGATTCTAAATCGGTTGCTGATTTCTTTGAAGCTACAGTAGAAAAGCATGATGATCCAAAGAGTGTTAGTAATTGGATTATGGGAGACTTAATGCGTTTATTAAATGAAGAAGACATAGAAATAGATGAAGCTAAAGTAGATCCAGATGGTTTAGCAAATATGTTAAAGCTATTAGATGACGATACTATATCAAGTAAAATAGCTAAAACTGTATTTGAAGAAATGTTCAATACAGGTAAAGCTCCTGATACTATTGTGGAAGAAAAAGGATTAAAGCAGATTAGTAATGAAGATGAATTAGGAAATATTGTTGATAAAGTAATAGAGGAAAATCCTGATGCAGTAGCTGATTATCAAGGTGGAAAAGATCAAGCTATCGGTTATTTAGTAGGTCAGATTATGAAAGAGACTAGAGGTAAAGCTGATCCTCAATTAACAAATGAAATGTTAAGAGAAAAATTAAATTAA
- a CDS encoding cyclase family protein, with product MKMYDLTQPLSTSTPPWPTYEPFEMKYFKRLSTERVNGQIIRTSNHVGTHLDGERHFWTAGRDIASIPLEDLVGPAAVVDVSDAVGEYGIYTPEMIEERVEVKTGDILIIHTGYHHYAYNKEEADEEAYMCKHPGPNMEFAEWCMEKEIKWVGVDCGSADHPMNTVIRKLRPDLAEECEEKLGKPLTEIFPDEGRQLMHTKLFPEGIIHVENMGGEIDELLNQRTTIGCFPWRMVDGESSISRVVAFDGME from the coding sequence ATGAAAATGTATGATTTAACTCAACCATTAAGTACTTCTACACCACCTTGGCCAACTTATGAACCATTTGAAATGAAGTATTTCAAAAGACTATCTACTGAAAGGGTAAATGGTCAAATTATTAGAACTAGTAACCATGTTGGTACTCACTTAGACGGAGAGCGCCATTTCTGGACTGCTGGTAGAGATATTGCTAGTATTCCTTTAGAAGATTTAGTTGGACCAGCAGCAGTAGTTGACGTTAGCGATGCTGTAGGAGAGTATGGAATTTATACTCCAGAAATGATCGAAGAAAGAGTAGAAGTTAAGACAGGTGATATTTTAATTATCCATACAGGATACCATCATTATGCATATAATAAGGAAGAAGCTGATGAAGAAGCTTATATGTGCAAGCATCCTGGACCTAACATGGAATTTGCTGAATGGTGTATGGAGAAAGAAATTAAGTGGGTTGGTGTTGATTGTGGTTCTGCAGATCACCCAATGAATACAGTTATTCGTAAGTTAAGACCAGACTTAGCTGAAGAGTGTGAAGAAAAGCTTGGTAAGCCGTTAACTGAAATTTTCCCTGATGAAGGTCGTCAGTTAATGCACACTAAATTATTCCCAGAAGGAATCATTCATGTTGAGAACATGGGTGGAGAAATTGATGAATTATTAAATCAAAGAACTACTATTGGATGTTTCCCTTGGAGAATGGTAGACGGTGAATCTAGTATTTCTCGTGTAGTTGCTTTTGACGGAATGGAGTAA
- a CDS encoding carbon-nitrogen hydrolase family protein, with product MKNFVAAGVQIAVKPNDVEANLNKVVKWIDKAVDEYEAELIVFPESITTGFDPAMSADELYELVSPIPGKVTDPVAEAAKKHGVYVVLPTYECGEEPGVVYNSSALIGPDGEVVGVYRKTHPFPTERLAGGGWATPGGEAKVYDTELGKIGMILCYDGDFPELSRLLAVRGAEVILRPSALLRSFDIWEMTNKARAYDNHVYMIGVNAVGPDAGNNYNFGHSMIVSPIAQKLAQARGVEEIIAVELDNDPIKNVSFGTKSPMIFDHLEDRNIGMYEEILKEAKSQFEPSKRIPYKKTENK from the coding sequence ATGAAAAATTTTGTAGCAGCAGGTGTACAAATCGCTGTTAAACCTAATGATGTAGAAGCTAATTTAAATAAGGTTGTTAAATGGATAGATAAAGCTGTAGATGAATATGAAGCTGAATTGATCGTTTTTCCTGAGAGTATAACTACAGGATTTGATCCTGCTATGTCAGCTGATGAGTTATATGAATTAGTAAGTCCTATTCCAGGTAAAGTAACTGATCCAGTAGCAGAAGCTGCTAAAAAACATGGAGTTTATGTTGTTTTACCAACTTATGAATGTGGTGAAGAACCAGGTGTTGTTTATAATTCGTCAGCTCTAATTGGACCTGATGGCGAAGTAGTAGGAGTTTATCGTAAGACTCATCCTTTCCCTACAGAAAGATTAGCTGGAGGCGGCTGGGCTACTCCGGGTGGAGAGGCAAAAGTATATGATACTGAATTAGGTAAGATTGGAATGATCCTTTGTTATGATGGTGATTTCCCAGAATTAAGTAGATTGTTAGCTGTTAGAGGAGCAGAAGTAATTCTTAGACCATCAGCCTTATTAAGAAGCTTTGATATTTGGGAAATGACAAATAAAGCTAGAGCATATGACAATCATGTATATATGATTGGTGTAAATGCTGTCGGACCTGACGCTGGTAATAATTATAACTTTGGTCATAGTATGATTGTAAGTCCAATCGCACAGAAATTAGCTCAAGCCCGAGGCGTTGAAGAAATTATTGCTGTCGAATTAGATAATGATCCTATTAAGAATGTAAGTTTCGGTACTAAATCCCCTATGATCTTTGATCATTTAGAAGATAGAAACATTGGTATGTATGAAGAAATTTTAAAAGAGGCAAAAAGTCAGTTCGAACCGTCTAAACGAATCCCTTATAAGAAAACAGAAAATAAGTAA
- the gatC gene encoding Asp-tRNA(Asn)/Glu-tRNA(Gln) amidotransferase subunit GatC, protein MKIDQATVEKVAMLARLELSTEEEEKMTDQLNDILDYADKLNELDTEGVEPTAHALPIKNVFREDVVEESLDRDIALENAPEKKDGSFKVPKVIETGE, encoded by the coding sequence ATGAAGATTGACCAGGCTACAGTAGAGAAGGTAGCTATGTTAGCTAGGTTAGAATTATCAACAGAAGAAGAAGAAAAAATGACAGATCAATTAAATGATATTTTAGATTATGCGGACAAGCTAAATGAGTTGGATACTGAAGGTGTTGAACCAACAGCTCATGCTTTGCCGATTAAGAATGTTTTTAGAGAAGATGTTGTAGAAGAGTCATTAGATCGGGATATTGCTTTAGAGAATGCTCCAGAAAAGAAAGATGGGTCATTTAAAGTACCTAAGGTTATAGAAACTGGAGAGTAA
- the arcC gene encoding carbamate kinase produces the protein MEKRVAVALGGNAILQAGQEGTADEQLANVKNACEQIAKLIDSGYEVVVSHGNGPQVGSLLIQHEAGSDEVPPMPLEICGAQTQGQIGYMVQQSLGNVFRELDINKNVLTTVTQVVVNEDDEAFANPTKPVGPFYSEEEAKKAMEEKDENWIEDSGRGWRKVVASPVPQKIVETESIKELIANDNVVVASGGGGIPVVEDENEQLSGVEAVIDKDLATRKLAEEVDADILMILTDVPNVAINFGTPQQENLGILTIAEMEEYQAEGHFGTGSMGPKVQAVVDFVKNGGERAIITSLDQALEAIEGKTGTQICADKDAVNQIA, from the coding sequence ATGGAGAAGAGAGTGGCAGTAGCATTAGGAGGAAACGCAATTTTACAGGCTGGACAGGAAGGCACTGCTGATGAACAGTTAGCTAATGTTAAGAATGCTTGTGAACAGATAGCTAAGTTAATTGATAGTGGCTATGAGGTTGTAGTTAGTCATGGTAATGGTCCGCAAGTAGGTAGTCTTTTAATTCAGCATGAAGCTGGTAGTGATGAAGTACCACCTATGCCTTTAGAAATTTGTGGGGCACAGACTCAGGGACAAATTGGTTATATGGTACAACAATCTTTAGGAAATGTTTTTAGAGAATTAGATATTAATAAGAATGTGCTTACTACAGTAACTCAGGTAGTTGTTAATGAAGACGATGAGGCTTTTGCAAATCCTACTAAGCCAGTTGGTCCTTTTTATTCTGAAGAAGAAGCTAAAAAGGCTATGGAAGAAAAGGATGAAAACTGGATAGAAGATAGTGGACGAGGCTGGAGAAAAGTTGTTGCTTCCCCTGTACCACAAAAGATTGTAGAAACAGAATCTATCAAAGAATTAATTGCTAATGACAATGTTGTTGTAGCTTCTGGAGGTGGAGGAATTCCAGTAGTTGAAGATGAGAACGAACAACTATCTGGTGTTGAAGCAGTTATTGATAAAGACTTGGCTACTCGTAAATTAGCTGAAGAGGTAGATGCTGATATTTTGATGATTTTAACTGATGTACCAAATGTAGCAATTAATTTTGGTACTCCACAACAAGAGAATTTAGGTATACTAACTATCGCCGAGATGGAAGAATACCAAGCAGAAGGTCATTTTGGTACTGGTAGCATGGGACCTAAAGTACAAGCTGTAGTGGACTTTGTGAAGAATGGTGGAGAGAGAGCTATTATTACTTCTTTAGACCAAGCTTTAGAAGCTATTGAAGGTAAGACTGGAACACAAATCTGTGCTGATAAAGATGCTGTTAATCAGATAGCATAA
- the nifV gene encoding homocitrate synthase: MEGIKIVDTTLRDGEQTAGVVFANREKIRIAKLLDQIGVDQIEAGIPVMGGDEKESIKTIVNAELDASIMAWNRAVVSDVKASLDCGADAVAISISTSDIHIEHKLKQDKDWVLSNMVKAVEFAKKNNLYVSVNAEDASRSDREFLIKFAKEAKEAGADRLRYCDTVGIMEPFDIHDRVKYIIDEVGIDIEMHTHNDFGLAAANGLAGVRAGANYLGVTVNGLGERAGNAALEEVVMALKYLYDVKMEFTTEDFRQLSEYVARASARDLPAWKAIVGTNMFAHESGIHADGVLKNASTYEVFTPEEVGLERQIIIGKHSGKKAIVNKFREYGIKLTDKEAEEVLSRVRESAVQYKRALFDKELIYIYEDYKEEVGEEWKQEKTS; encoded by the coding sequence ATGGAAGGAATAAAAATAGTTGATACTACTTTACGTGATGGAGAACAGACTGCAGGTGTTGTATTTGCAAATCGAGAAAAAATTAGGATTGCTAAATTGTTAGATCAAATTGGTGTAGATCAGATTGAGGCTGGAATTCCTGTAATGGGTGGAGATGAAAAAGAATCCATTAAAACAATAGTCAATGCTGAACTAGATGCTAGTATTATGGCGTGGAATCGGGCAGTAGTTTCTGATGTTAAGGCTTCTTTAGATTGTGGAGCAGACGCAGTAGCTATTTCAATTTCTACTTCAGATATTCATATTGAGCATAAGTTAAAGCAGGATAAAGACTGGGTGCTTTCTAATATGGTAAAAGCAGTAGAATTTGCTAAAAAGAATAACCTATATGTATCAGTTAATGCTGAGGATGCTTCACGGAGTGATAGAGAGTTCTTAATTAAGTTTGCCAAAGAGGCTAAAGAAGCAGGAGCAGATAGATTAAGATATTGTGACACTGTAGGAATTATGGAACCATTCGATATTCACGACCGAGTTAAATATATCATTGATGAAGTAGGTATAGACATAGAGATGCATACTCATAATGACTTCGGTTTAGCAGCAGCTAATGGTTTAGCTGGAGTTAGAGCAGGAGCAAATTACCTTGGAGTTACAGTTAATGGTTTAGGTGAAAGGGCCGGAAACGCTGCTTTAGAAGAAGTAGTTATGGCTTTAAAATACTTATATGATGTAAAGATGGAGTTTACTACTGAAGACTTTAGACAACTTTCTGAATATGTTGCTCGAGCATCTGCTCGGGACTTGCCAGCATGGAAGGCAATCGTGGGTACTAATATGTTTGCTCATGAATCTGGAATTCATGCTGATGGAGTATTAAAGAATGCATCTACTTATGAAGTATTTACTCCGGAAGAGGTAGGTTTAGAAAGACAAATTATTATCGGTAAACACTCTGGGAAGAAGGCTATCGTTAATAAATTTAGAGAGTATGGTATTAAATTAACGGATAAAGAAGCAGAAGAGGTTTTATCACGAGTCAGAGAGTCTGCTGTGCAGTATAAGAGGGCTTTATTTGATAAAGAATTGATATATATTTATGAAGATTATAAAGAAGAAGTAGGAGAAGAGTGGAAGCAAGAAAAGACTTCCTAA
- the gatA gene encoding Asp-tRNA(Asn)/Glu-tRNA(Gln) amidotransferase subunit GatA — translation MKFYELTAHELHEKLKAGEASAQEVVEAIYERIEEIEDDVQAYMTLTKEVALDKAKKVDEMLANGEEISPLAGIPVAIKDNMCTEGIKTTCSSNILHNFKPPYNATVVEKLDNADTIMIGKTNLDEFAMGSSTENSGFFTTKNPWDLERVPGGSSGGSAAAVAAGEALISLGSDTGGSIRQPAALCGVVGMKPTYGFVSRYGLVAFASSLDQIGPFSKDVTDCALALNYICGHGPHDSTSVDREVPDFTEALVDDVSEMKIGIPKEYFGEGIDAEVKEAVEAAIEKLEELGATCEEVSLPHTEYALPTYYLIAPAEASSNLARYDGVRYGYRSENADGLIDMFKKTRSEGFGDEVKRRIMLGTYALSSGYYDAYYLKAQKVRTLIKDDFEKVFEDYDVIISPTSPSTAFKIGEKSDDPLQMYMSDLCTIPANLAGIPGISIPCGFDSEGLPIGLQFLGNHFAEEKLIQVAYAFEQNTDFHRQRPEL, via the coding sequence ATGAAATTTTATGAATTAACTGCTCATGAATTGCATGAGAAGTTAAAAGCTGGTGAAGCAAGCGCACAAGAGGTAGTAGAAGCTATTTATGAACGAATTGAAGAAATAGAAGATGATGTACAAGCTTATATGACTTTAACTAAAGAAGTAGCATTGGACAAAGCTAAAAAGGTAGATGAAATGCTTGCTAATGGTGAAGAAATAAGTCCTTTAGCAGGAATACCAGTAGCTATTAAAGATAATATGTGTACTGAAGGAATAAAGACTACTTGTTCTTCAAATATCTTACATAACTTTAAGCCGCCTTATAATGCAACAGTAGTTGAAAAATTAGATAATGCTGATACTATTATGATTGGCAAGACGAATTTAGATGAATTTGCTATGGGTTCTTCTACTGAGAACTCTGGTTTCTTTACTACTAAGAATCCTTGGGATTTAGAGAGAGTACCAGGAGGTTCTAGTGGAGGGTCAGCAGCAGCGGTTGCTGCCGGAGAAGCCCTTATCTCTTTAGGGTCTGATACTGGTGGTTCAATTAGACAGCCAGCTGCGTTATGTGGTGTAGTAGGAATGAAACCTACTTATGGATTTGTGTCTAGATATGGATTAGTAGCTTTTGCTTCTTCATTAGACCAAATTGGACCATTTTCTAAAGATGTGACGGATTGTGCTTTAGCTTTAAATTATATTTGTGGTCATGGCCCACATGATTCCACTTCGGTTGATAGAGAAGTACCGGACTTTACTGAAGCTTTAGTCGATGATGTATCTGAAATGAAGATTGGAATTCCTAAAGAATACTTTGGTGAGGGAATAGATGCTGAGGTGAAGGAAGCAGTAGAAGCAGCTATTGAAAAATTAGAGGAATTAGGAGCTACTTGTGAGGAAGTTTCTTTACCACATACAGAGTATGCTTTGCCGACTTATTATTTAATAGCACCAGCAGAGGCTAGTTCAAATTTAGCTCGTTATGACGGAGTTAGATATGGTTATCGCTCTGAAAATGCTGATGGATTAATTGATATGTTTAAGAAGACTCGTAGTGAAGGGTTTGGAGATGAGGTTAAGCGTAGAATTATGCTAGGAACTTATGCTCTAAGTTCTGGATATTATGATGCTTATTATCTTAAGGCACAGAAGGTTAGAACATTAATTAAGGATGATTTTGAAAAAGTATTCGAAGATTATGATGTTATAATTTCACCAACTTCTCCATCAACAGCATTTAAGATTGGAGAGAAGAGTGATGATCCATTACAGATGTATATGTCTGATTTATGTACAATCCCAGCAAATCTAGCTGGAATTCCAGGTATTTCAATTCCTTGTGGATTTGATAGTGAAGGTTTACCTATTGGACTACAATTCTTAGGTAATCATTTTGCTGAAGAAAAATTAATTCAAGTAGCTTATGCTTTTGAACAGAATACAGATTTTCACCGACAGCGGCCAGAACTGTAA